In a single window of the Papaver somniferum cultivar HN1 chromosome 8, ASM357369v1, whole genome shotgun sequence genome:
- the LOC113301938 gene encoding F-box/kelch-repeat protein At1g57790-like isoform X1, translating to MAVYSNYDTSVFSFVNPLHNNEKYLMNIPEMFKGYKICFSKGGWLLMSDGLRFFFYNPFTRSSIELLIPFSSSSGISFSSLPTSSDCNIFVFDKPLGREVSISFINLREEDWLGSHGSFDGSYLASNKKLVEFDTNLNNPTFYNGAFYCLDRNGILGVSKQENGIISWEVLAMVPRPNCEFIYESYLVECEGKLLCVLLGHLGKWVRIFRLNNTRMVWAEVENLGQHMLCISNTSCISAVAPTSKMENKIYFSRLHEEGILLYSLDTGMYHCLGSRHSSKDYRDTKEVLWCSWIEPNWSESSDQFPDWLRI from the coding sequence ATGGCTGTTTACTCTAATTATGATACATCTGTCTTCAGTTTCGTAAACCCATTGCATAATAATGAGAAATACCTCATGAATATCCCTGAGATGTTTAAAGGTTATAAAATTTGCTTTTCCAAAGGTGGGTGGTTACTCATGTCAGACGGTCTGCGATTTTTCTTCTACAATCCTTTCACGAGATCCAGTATCGAGCTCCTAATTCCTTTCAGTAGTTCCTCAGGTATCTCATTCTCATCTTTGCCTACTTCTTCAGATTGCAATATTTTTGTCTTCGATAAGCCATTGGGTAGGGAGGTGTCGATCTCTTTCATTAACCTGCGAGAAGAAGATTGGTTAGGGAGTCACGGTTCCTTTGATGGTAGCTATTTAGCTTCCAATAAAAAACTAGTAGAATTTGACACTAATTTGAACAATCCAACTTTCTACAATGGAGCATTCTATTGCTTAGACCGGAATGGAATTTTAGGAGTATCTAAACAAGAGAATGGTATTATTAGCTGGGAAGTTTTAGCCATGGTACCCCGTCCAAATTGTGAGTTTATCTATGAGAGTTACTTGGTGGAATGCGAAGGAAAACTTTTGTGTGTGCTATTAGGCCATTTGGGGAAATGGGTTCGTATTTTCAGATTGAACAACACTCGAATGGTTTGGGCTGAAGTCGAAAATCTGGGGCAGCATATGTTGTGTATTAGCAATACATCTTGTATCTCTGCAGTTGCTCCGACTAGTAAAATGGAGAACAAAATCTACTTTTCAAGGTTGCATGAAGAAGGGATTCTGTTGTATTCTCTTGACACGGGTATGTATCACTGTCTAGGAAGTAGACATTCTTCCAAAGATTATCGCGATACAAAGGAGGTGCTATGGTGCAGTTGGATTGAACCTAACTGGTCAGAGAGTTCAGATCAATTTCCTGACTGGCTTAGAATTTAG
- the LOC113301938 gene encoding uncharacterized protein LOC113301938 isoform X2: MEKLDLPRRGERKVPPLPMVAPWLVFPHGKDGKFHTFYNVCDDADVQLKKRYSNKFIPELSRKCFWQKNCHQGWLIVISNNTTDPNFGDCFLWNPQTLDAVQLHSILHYYETDKYCLQGCILTSPPHLNTTISNSSSSSNNSSDGDNYDKDYMVYLLFDGGHNNVDFTYVLLFCHPGEKEWRRHELIVSEEPQRMLYLKNKLLVMCSKYVYFRIDVQDGSDIDDDETLAVGARRSICPWNIMTHRKPGPAGGGLVRTLEEYFVESFGEVFKIEIWSIPRGSMIKEKPQTVFQE, encoded by the exons atggaGAAATTAGACCTCCCAAGAAGAGGTGAACGCAAAGTTCCACCATTGCCAATGGTAGCACCTTGGCTTGTTTTCCCACATGGTAAAGATGGCAAGTTCCATACTTTCTATAACGTATGTGATGATGCTGATGTTCAATTAAAGAAAAGATATTCAAACAAATTTATACCAGAATTAAGTAGAAAATGCTTTTGGCAGAAAAATTGTCATCAGGGATGGTTAATTGTTATTTCTAATAATACTACTGATCCTAATTTTGGAGATTGTTTTCTTTGGAATCCTCAAACTCTAGATGCTGTTCAGTTACATTCTATATTGCATTATTATGAAACAGATAAGTATTGTCTCCAAGGTTGTATTTTGACTTCACCTCCTCATCTCAACACCACCAtcagcaacagtagcagcagcagcaataataGTAGTGATGGTGATAATTATGATAAAGATTACATGGTTTATCTACTTTTTGATGGAGGTCACAATAATGTTGATTTTACTTATGTTCTTCTATTTTGTCACCCTGGTGAAAAAGAATGGAGAAGGCATGAGCTTATTGTTTCTGAAGAACCTCAAAGGATGTTGTATCTCAAAAATAAGTTACTTGTTATGTGCAGTAAATATGTCTACTTTCGGATAGACGTACAAGATGGGTCTGATATCGATGATGACGAAACCCTTGCAGTAGGGGCTAGAAGATCTATATGCCCATGGAACATTATGACTCACCGTAAACCTGGACCAGCAGGTGGAGGTCTTGTTCGAACTTTGGAAGAATATTTTGTGGAATCTTTTGGCGAAGTCTTCAAAATTGAGATATGGAGCATTCCTAGAG GATCGATGATAAAAGAAAAACCACAGACTGTATTTCAGGAATGA